The Flavobacterium piscisymbiosum genome includes a region encoding these proteins:
- a CDS encoding c-type cytochrome — MNRLFLLAMFGSFLLVSCGKEKSNTDQDFSTPTATENTAEAESYDPKRGLGKFSTVELGASLDKPLAEKGLKVAEVKCTSCHKTTDEKLVGPGWKGVTGRRTPQWIMNFITNPDPMIDKDPELQAQLELCMIRMPNQGLTDDEARSVLEYMRQNDGVK, encoded by the coding sequence ATGAACAGATTATTTTTATTAGCGATGTTTGGTTCTTTCTTGCTCGTATCGTGTGGGAAAGAAAAATCGAATACTGATCAGGATTTTTCAACTCCTACAGCTACAGAAAATACAGCCGAAGCCGAATCATACGATCCTAAAAGAGGCCTTGGAAAATTTTCTACAGTTGAATTAGGCGCTTCCTTGGATAAGCCACTGGCTGAAAAAGGATTAAAAGTAGCCGAAGTAAAATGTACATCCTGTCACAAAACTACAGATGAAAAATTGGTAGGGCCTGGATGGAAAGGCGTTACAGGACGCAGAACTCCTCAATGGATTATGAATTTTATTACCAATCCTGATCCTATGATTGATAAAGATCCTGAATTGCAGGCTCAATTAGAACTCTGTATGATTCGTATGCCTAATCAAGGTCTGACCGATGATGAGGCCAGAAGTGTACTCGAATACATGCGCCAGAACGACGGTGTGAAATAA
- the nosZ gene encoding Sec-dependent nitrous-oxide reductase, with protein sequence MKNKLLKSVFAVALGCAFFVSCKPKDSSDTVDGDAAQKVYVAPGKYDEFYNFVSGGFSGQVSVYGLPSGRLLRVMPVFSEDPQSGYGYSEETKAMLNTSHGYVPWDDQHHLDLSQTNGEVDGRWLFANANNTPRIARIDLKTFKTAEIIELPNCGGNHSSPFITQNTEYIVGASRFSVPADNDDGDVPINTYKKNFKGHLSFVKVGKEGELDLAFQIVTPGVNFDLSHPGKKESHGWFFFSCYNTEQANTLLEVNASKNDKDFIMAVNWKKAEEYIKAGKGKRVPANYVHNTWDEKTQTAKSEIKKEVLILDAAELKDICYMIPCPKSPHGCDIDPTGEYIVGSGKLAALIPVFSFTKLKNAIAKKQFDGSYAGIPVIKYEAALHGEVQKPGLGPLHTEFDGKGNAYTTMFVSSEVVKWSIKDLKVLDRKATYYSPGHLMIPGGNTEKPFGKYMVVYNKITKDRFLPTGPELAQSAQLFDISGDKMKLLLDYPTIGEPHYAQGIPADKIRNNGQLKYYKMADNLHPYVARGEKETKVVREGKKVHVYMTCIRSHFAPDNIEGIRVGDEVYFHVTNLEQDWDVPHGFAIKGANTAELLIMPGETITLKWVPQKKGIFPFYCTDFCSALHQEMQGYVRVSPAGSNVPITYSLGTNLPKE encoded by the coding sequence ATGAAAAATAAATTATTAAAATCAGTTTTTGCCGTTGCGTTAGGCTGTGCCTTCTTTGTTTCCTGCAAGCCCAAGGATTCCAGCGATACTGTCGATGGAGATGCTGCGCAAAAAGTTTACGTTGCTCCAGGTAAGTATGATGAGTTCTACAATTTTGTATCTGGTGGTTTCAGCGGTCAGGTAAGTGTTTATGGACTTCCTAGCGGTAGATTGTTAAGGGTTATGCCGGTGTTCTCAGAAGATCCACAAAGTGGCTATGGTTACAGTGAAGAAACAAAAGCCATGTTGAATACTTCGCATGGTTATGTCCCGTGGGATGATCAGCATCATTTAGATTTATCTCAAACCAATGGAGAAGTTGACGGGCGCTGGCTTTTTGCCAATGCCAATAATACGCCAAGGATTGCACGTATTGACCTGAAAACTTTTAAAACAGCTGAGATAATCGAGCTTCCAAATTGTGGAGGAAACCATTCTTCTCCTTTTATCACGCAAAACACAGAGTATATTGTGGGGGCAAGCCGTTTTAGCGTTCCCGCAGATAATGACGATGGAGATGTACCCATTAATACATATAAGAAAAACTTTAAAGGACACCTTAGTTTTGTAAAAGTGGGTAAAGAAGGAGAGTTGGATCTTGCTTTTCAGATCGTAACTCCGGGTGTTAATTTTGATCTTAGTCATCCGGGGAAAAAAGAATCTCACGGTTGGTTCTTTTTCTCCTGTTACAACACTGAGCAGGCCAATACCCTGCTTGAGGTAAACGCTTCTAAAAATGATAAGGATTTTATCATGGCCGTCAATTGGAAAAAAGCTGAAGAGTATATTAAAGCTGGAAAAGGAAAACGTGTACCGGCAAATTATGTTCATAATACCTGGGATGAGAAAACCCAAACGGCTAAATCTGAAATCAAGAAAGAAGTATTGATTCTGGATGCTGCTGAACTGAAAGATATCTGTTATATGATTCCCTGTCCTAAATCTCCACACGGGTGTGATATTGATCCAACTGGTGAATATATTGTTGGAAGTGGAAAACTAGCAGCCCTTATTCCTGTATTTAGTTTTACGAAACTGAAAAATGCTATTGCCAAAAAACAATTTGATGGTAGTTATGCAGGAATTCCTGTGATTAAGTATGAGGCCGCTCTTCATGGCGAAGTTCAAAAACCGGGTTTAGGACCGCTACATACCGAATTTGACGGAAAAGGGAATGCCTATACTACAATGTTTGTTTCTTCTGAAGTAGTAAAATGGAGCATAAAAGATTTAAAAGTTTTAGATAGAAAAGCCACCTATTATTCTCCAGGGCATTTAATGATTCCGGGAGGCAATACAGAGAAACCATTTGGAAAATATATGGTGGTTTATAATAAAATCACTAAAGACCGCTTTTTACCAACTGGCCCGGAATTAGCGCAAAGTGCACAATTATTTGACATTAGCGGGGATAAAATGAAGCTTTTATTGGATTATCCAACCATTGGAGAACCTCATTATGCGCAAGGTATTCCAGCTGATAAAATACGCAATAACGGTCAATTGAAATATTACAAAATGGCAGATAATCTGCATCCTTACGTTGCCAGAGGTGAAAAAGAAACCAAAGTGGTCCGAGAGGGAAAAAAAGTACATGTTTATATGACTTGTATACGTTCGCATTTTGCTCCCGATAATATTGAAGGTATACGAGTAGGGGATGAAGTTTATTTCCACGTTACCAATTTGGAACAGGATTGGGACGTTCCTCACGGATTTGCTATTAAAGGGGCAAATACTGCTGAGTTGCTGATCATGCCCGGAGAAACGATTACACTAAAATGGGTTCCTCAGAAAAAAGGAATTTTTCCATTTTATTGCACGGATTTCTGCAGTGCACTTCATCAGGAAATGCAGGGTTATGTTAGAGTTTCACCTGCAGGAAGTAATGTGCCAATTACGTATAGTTTGGGTACGAATTTACCAAAGGAATAA
- a CDS encoding nitrous oxide reductase accessory protein NosL has translation MKNKILSIFSRAVLFVCGFLLIGSIFVPMWKIELTAPQYPEGLVLKLHATKIAGDVDIINGLNHYIGMKTLHTEDFIEFKILPYILGLFGIIALSCSFYAKRNSLYILFCSFVLFGVLAAIDFYRWNYDYGHNLDPNAAIRVPGMAYQPPLLGYKQLLNFGAYSIPDIGGWMLITVGVLLFLAIIKERKSALGFNKFFSVLIIASFLFSCSGDRPISIKINTDNCDYCKMGISDGKYGSEIITQKGRAYKFDDIACMVNYCKEHSDMKVKSYYVHDYTKENELIQAEKAFFISGGTIKSPMHGNIAAFSTESQSQAFGAESQGTEIQWASILEK, from the coding sequence ATGAAAAATAAAATACTTTCAATTTTTTCAAGAGCAGTACTTTTTGTGTGTGGCTTTCTGTTAATAGGGTCCATTTTTGTTCCCATGTGGAAAATTGAACTGACAGCTCCACAATATCCTGAAGGTTTGGTTTTAAAACTTCATGCCACAAAAATTGCAGGAGATGTAGATATTATCAACGGATTGAATCATTATATAGGTATGAAAACACTTCATACCGAAGATTTTATCGAGTTTAAAATCCTGCCTTACATTTTAGGATTGTTTGGCATCATTGCTTTAAGCTGCTCTTTTTATGCTAAGCGAAATTCCTTGTATATATTGTTTTGTTCTTTTGTGCTTTTCGGAGTTTTAGCTGCTATTGATTTTTACCGGTGGAATTACGACTATGGCCATAATTTAGACCCGAATGCTGCCATACGGGTTCCAGGTATGGCATACCAGCCTCCATTACTGGGCTATAAACAGTTGCTGAATTTTGGCGCTTATTCTATACCTGATATAGGTGGATGGATGCTCATTACAGTTGGTGTCTTGCTTTTTCTGGCTATAATTAAAGAGAGGAAATCAGCTTTAGGATTTAATAAATTTTTTAGCGTTTTAATTATTGCTTCTTTTCTTTTTTCATGTTCAGGAGATAGACCAATTTCCATCAAAATAAATACAGACAATTGTGATTATTGTAAAATGGGAATAAGTGACGGTAAATATGGCTCAGAAATTATTACCCAAAAAGGACGGGCATATAAGTTTGATGATATTGCCTGTATGGTCAACTATTGTAAAGAACATTCAGATATGAAGGTTAAGAGTTATTATGTACATGATTATACAAAGGAAAATGAACTAATTCAGGCAGAAAAAGCTTTTTTTATTTCAGGCGGCACAATAAAAAGTCCGATGCATGGTAACATTGCGGCGTTCTCCACTGAAAGCCAATCACAAGCATTTGGAGCAGAATCACAGGGAACAGAGATACAATGGGCGTCAATTTTAGAAAAATAA
- a CDS encoding nitrous oxide reductase family maturation protein NosD — MKILLCLCFSFFFTCLHSQKIEVGKNRAIKTIKKAIQLANPGDTVLVYKGVYREGNIVIDKKIILQGIGFPILDGQKKYEVVSIKADSVTIAGFKVINSGYASLNDPCGIKIYNKTGVTIKENILENNFFGIYVQKGIGCIIKNNTIKAHQKQEQRIGNGIHCWKSENLQIVGNQVSGHRDGIYFEFVSNSIIWRNISKSNIRYGLHFMFSNDDSYISNVFKNNGAGVAVMFTKNVKMFHNYFAENWGDAAYGLLLKEISDSYIIGNKFIRNTSGIYMEGTSRVALSKNIFRDNGWGMKIQASCMENEISFNNFIANTFDISTNGSLVLNHFNNNYWDKYEGYDLNKDGIGDVPFHPLSLFAVLTENNPSAMLLFRSFMITLLDKSEKILPSITPDNFVDQTPEMKSLVL, encoded by the coding sequence ATGAAAATACTTCTCTGTCTTTGCTTCTCATTTTTTTTTACCTGTCTTCATTCTCAAAAGATTGAAGTAGGAAAAAATAGAGCCATAAAAACCATAAAAAAAGCTATACAACTGGCCAATCCCGGCGATACGGTGTTGGTTTACAAAGGTGTTTATAGAGAAGGAAACATAGTGATAGATAAAAAAATAATATTGCAGGGAATTGGCTTTCCTATCCTCGATGGCCAAAAAAAATATGAAGTGGTTTCTATCAAAGCTGATAGTGTAACCATTGCAGGTTTTAAAGTCATAAATTCAGGGTATGCCTCCCTGAATGATCCCTGCGGTATTAAAATATATAACAAAACAGGGGTTACCATAAAAGAAAATATTCTGGAGAATAATTTTTTTGGTATTTATGTTCAAAAAGGAATTGGCTGTATTATAAAAAATAACACAATAAAAGCCCATCAAAAACAAGAGCAGCGTATTGGGAATGGCATTCATTGCTGGAAAAGTGAAAACCTGCAAATTGTCGGAAACCAAGTCTCAGGACATCGGGACGGGATTTACTTTGAATTTGTGTCTAATTCTATTATTTGGAGGAACATCTCAAAGAGTAATATTCGATACGGACTTCATTTTATGTTTTCTAATGATGATTCGTACATCTCCAATGTGTTTAAAAATAATGGGGCAGGAGTGGCAGTCATGTTTACCAAAAATGTAAAAATGTTCCATAATTATTTTGCAGAAAACTGGGGAGATGCCGCGTATGGTTTATTGCTAAAAGAAATTTCTGATAGTTACATCATAGGAAACAAATTCATCAGAAATACTTCGGGAATTTATATGGAAGGAACCAGCCGGGTAGCCCTCTCAAAAAATATTTTTAGAGATAACGGGTGGGGTATGAAAATTCAGGCAAGCTGTATGGAAAACGAAATTTCCTTTAATAATTTTATCGCCAATACATTTGATATAAGCACCAATGGCAGTTTAGTTCTTAACCATTTCAATAATAATTATTGGGATAAATATGAAGGTTATGACCTTAATAAGGACGGAATTGGAGATGTACCTTTTCACCCTTTGAGCCTTTTTGCAGTGCTTACAGAAAACAATCCCTCTGCAATGTTATTATTCAGGAGCTTTATGATTACGCTTCTTGATAAGTCAGAAAAGATTCTGCCAAGTATTACCCCGGATAATTTTGTTGACCAAACCCCCGAAATGAAATCTCTTGTGTTATGA
- a CDS encoding ABC transporter ATP-binding protein — protein sequence MITLQNINKKFGKLQVLQNVNLKFNAGECIALIGPNGCGKTTLIKSILGMVLPDSGDILFNKESILRKFEYRNNIGYMPQIGRYPDHMTIGQIIAMIKQIRNSKDILDEDLVKAFKLDKMDDKQMRTLSGGTTQKVSATLAFLFNPDVLILDEPTAGLDPLASEILKEKIIKEKEKGKLILITSHLLSELDDMITQIIFMQDGKVHFHRNINELLESTGEIKISKAISKILKQKSHEQDH from the coding sequence ATGATTACTTTACAAAATATAAACAAAAAATTTGGCAAGCTTCAGGTATTGCAAAATGTAAACCTGAAATTTAACGCAGGTGAGTGCATTGCACTTATTGGTCCAAATGGTTGCGGAAAAACGACCTTGATAAAATCCATCCTGGGAATGGTTTTACCGGACAGCGGTGATATTTTATTCAATAAAGAATCTATTCTTAGAAAGTTTGAATATAGAAATAATATTGGCTATATGCCTCAGATAGGCCGCTATCCAGATCATATGACTATTGGACAAATTATTGCCATGATCAAGCAAATCAGGAATTCGAAAGACATTCTGGATGAAGATTTAGTTAAAGCTTTTAAACTTGATAAGATGGATGATAAACAAATGCGCACGCTTTCCGGCGGAACAACCCAAAAAGTAAGTGCAACATTAGCCTTTCTTTTTAACCCTGACGTCCTTATACTTGATGAGCCAACTGCAGGATTGGATCCCCTGGCATCAGAAATCCTGAAGGAGAAAATTATTAAAGAAAAGGAAAAAGGAAAATTAATTTTGATTACCTCTCATTTGTTAAGCGAACTTGACGATATGATTACCCAGATTATTTTTATGCAGGATGGTAAAGTGCATTTTCATAGAAATATAAACGAACTGCTTGAATCAACGGGTGAAATCAAAATTTCAAAAGCCATATCTAAAATTTTAAAGCAAAAGAGTCATGAACAGGATCATTAA
- a CDS encoding ABC transporter permease subunit — MNRIIKIVLLDILKNKIVLSYTFVLALLSWGSFGLEDNSAKGLLTILNVILFTVPLVSILFSTIYIYNSSEFIELLLSQPLRRKKIWISLFAGLSIAMILAFLLGAGIPLVINAPDASGVMMLLSGCLISAVFVSLAFLSCILTRDKAKGIGVAIMFWMYFAILFDALVLFLLFQFAEYPIEEAMVGVTALSPIDLARIQILLHLDQSAMMGYTGAIFKDFFGTTIGLIISFFLLILWIAIPFFISVRKFNKKDL, encoded by the coding sequence ATGAACAGGATCATTAAAATTGTATTGTTGGATATTCTTAAAAATAAAATCGTTCTGAGTTACACTTTTGTTTTGGCCTTGCTCTCCTGGGGATCTTTTGGCCTTGAAGACAATTCTGCTAAAGGGCTGTTGACAATTTTGAATGTAATTTTATTTACAGTTCCATTAGTTTCGATACTTTTTTCGACGATATATATTTATAACAGTTCTGAATTTATTGAACTGTTACTCAGCCAGCCATTAAGGCGAAAAAAAATATGGATCAGTTTATTTGCCGGGCTTTCCATTGCAATGATTTTGGCTTTTTTGCTGGGTGCGGGAATCCCCCTTGTAATTAATGCGCCTGATGCTTCAGGTGTTATGATGCTTTTGTCAGGATGTTTAATCTCGGCTGTTTTTGTGTCTTTAGCTTTTTTGAGCTGTATTTTGACTCGTGATAAAGCAAAAGGAATTGGTGTAGCGATTATGTTTTGGATGTATTTTGCAATACTATTTGACGCTTTGGTTTTATTTCTGTTGTTTCAGTTTGCCGAGTATCCTATTGAAGAGGCAATGGTGGGGGTAACGGCCCTGAGCCCAATAGATCTTGCACGTATTCAGATTCTCTTACATCTTGATCAGTCAGCTATGATGGGTTACACAGGCGCAATTTTTAAAGATTTTTTTGGGACAACTATTGGATTGATTATCTCTTTTTTTCTATTGATTTTATGGATTGCGATACCTTTTTTTATTTCAGTCAGAAAATTTAATAAAAAAGATCTTTAA
- a CDS encoding group III truncated hemoglobin: protein MKEKIKTDIKNRQDIKILVDAFYGKVQTDATIGYLFTKVANVNWEKHLPIMYDFWDNILFHSGNFEGNPMMKHWILNQKSPLTETHFKHWNKLWKKTVDDLFEGPKASEVKIRAQSISKMMMNKVVK from the coding sequence ATGAAGGAGAAGATAAAAACAGATATTAAAAACAGACAGGATATCAAAATATTGGTTGATGCTTTTTATGGTAAGGTTCAGACAGATGCTACTATCGGATATTTATTTACCAAAGTGGCGAATGTTAATTGGGAAAAACATCTTCCAATTATGTATGATTTTTGGGATAATATCCTTTTTCATTCCGGAAATTTTGAAGGAAACCCGATGATGAAGCATTGGATTTTAAATCAGAAAAGCCCCTTAACTGAAACTCATTTTAAACATTGGAATAAGTTGTGGAAAAAAACTGTTGATGATTTATTTGAAGGACCAAAAGCATCAGAAGTAAAGATTAGGGCTCAGAGTATTTCGAAAATGATGATGAATAAAGTAGTAAAATAA
- a CDS encoding Crp/Fnr family transcriptional regulator: protein MHIDTDLLFTWGAVAKKTPKNCIIFYENDPPLYFYQILEGTVKMTYTNEDGKDLTVGIFENGSSFGEPPLFIDQPYPASAVAQTDCVLLKLSKANFFLLLEENPKIQSKILKVFAWRIYNKIVFSKNIINHKPEYRVQYFLDNLKKQQNIPPNQRLKIQYTRQEIADFTGLRVETVIRTISIMNKKKKIEIIDHKIFY, encoded by the coding sequence ATGCATATTGATACAGATTTGCTATTCACTTGGGGGGCTGTTGCAAAAAAAACACCCAAAAACTGTATCATATTTTATGAAAACGATCCTCCCCTATACTTCTATCAGATTCTTGAGGGGACTGTAAAAATGACCTATACCAATGAAGACGGAAAAGACCTGACAGTAGGAATTTTTGAAAATGGAAGCAGTTTTGGCGAACCGCCCCTCTTTATTGATCAGCCTTATCCAGCCTCAGCAGTAGCACAGACCGATTGTGTGCTCTTAAAACTTTCAAAAGCCAACTTCTTTTTGCTTCTTGAAGAAAATCCAAAAATCCAATCGAAAATATTAAAAGTCTTTGCCTGGAGAATTTACAATAAAATAGTATTTTCAAAAAATATAATTAATCATAAACCTGAGTATCGGGTACAGTATTTTCTCGATAATTTAAAAAAACAGCAGAATATTCCCCCAAATCAAAGACTGAAAATTCAGTATACCCGTCAGGAAATTGCAGATTTTACTGGTTTGCGCGTTGAGACGGTCATTCGGACAATTTCTATTATGAACAAGAAAAAAAAAATAGAAATTATAGATCATAAAATATTTTATTGA
- the hemN gene encoding oxygen-independent coproporphyrinogen III oxidase gives MSKSLIQKYNVPGPRYTSYPTVPYWNEILFSIEEWKISFQKSFLESNSQNGISLYIHLPFCESLCTFCGCNKRITKNHSVEEKYIIAVLKEWSIYCGLASERPIIKEIHLGGGTPTFFSSDNLEKLINGIFSLADKAESHEFSFEGHPNNTTYEQLKKLYNLGFRRVSFGVQDYAAKVQKAIHRIQPFHNVAKVTFWAKEIGYTSIGHDIIFGLPFQTIENIVDTIEKTNSLKPDRLAFYSYAHTPWIKGNGQRGFNEADLPKDVEKRKLYETGKNLLSQNGYHEIGMDHFALASDSLYKAGHTGELHRNFMGYSSSKTQLMIGLGVSAISDSWYSFAQNTKRLEEYYQLLESDQLPVVKGHILDKEDLIIRKHILNLTCQFETSWNDKAFYFDELQSVLSDLKELENDNLVIIEENRIKITDAGRPFVRNICMAFDLHLKRKSPETNLFSMTV, from the coding sequence ATGTCAAAGTCTTTAATTCAAAAATATAATGTTCCAGGTCCCAGATATACCAGTTATCCAACTGTTCCGTACTGGAATGAAATACTTTTTTCAATAGAGGAATGGAAGATTTCTTTTCAAAAATCATTTTTGGAGAGCAATTCACAAAATGGGATCAGCCTATATATTCATTTGCCTTTTTGTGAAAGTTTGTGCACTTTTTGCGGGTGCAACAAACGAATTACTAAAAATCATTCAGTAGAAGAAAAATACATCATCGCTGTTTTAAAAGAATGGAGTATTTACTGTGGACTGGCTTCTGAAAGACCAATCATAAAAGAAATTCATCTGGGAGGCGGAACTCCTACTTTTTTCTCATCAGATAATTTAGAAAAACTTATAAACGGTATTTTTAGTCTAGCCGATAAAGCTGAAAGTCATGAGTTCAGTTTTGAAGGCCATCCCAACAATACGACTTATGAGCAGCTTAAAAAATTATATAATCTAGGGTTTCGCAGAGTAAGTTTTGGCGTTCAGGACTACGCGGCAAAAGTCCAGAAAGCCATTCACAGAATTCAGCCATTTCACAATGTGGCAAAAGTCACCTTTTGGGCAAAAGAAATTGGTTATACCTCAATAGGACACGATATTATTTTTGGATTGCCTTTTCAAACAATTGAAAACATTGTGGACACCATCGAAAAAACAAATTCTTTAAAACCAGATCGATTGGCTTTTTACAGCTATGCGCATACGCCCTGGATCAAAGGAAATGGACAACGTGGATTCAATGAGGCAGATCTTCCAAAAGATGTAGAAAAAAGAAAATTATATGAGACAGGAAAAAACCTGCTTTCTCAAAACGGATATCACGAAATTGGGATGGATCACTTTGCTTTAGCTTCGGATAGTTTATATAAGGCTGGTCATACTGGGGAATTGCATCGCAATTTTATGGGATATAGCTCGTCAAAAACCCAGTTAATGATTGGATTGGGAGTTTCAGCTATCAGTGATAGTTGGTACAGTTTTGCTCAAAATACAAAGAGATTGGAAGAATATTATCAACTATTGGAATCCGACCAACTTCCTGTTGTCAAAGGGCATATACTTGACAAGGAGGATTTAATTATTCGCAAACATATTCTCAATTTAACTTGTCAATTTGAAACTTCGTGGAATGATAAGGCTTTTTATTTTGACGAATTACAAAGTGTTTTATCCGATTTAAAGGAATTGGAAAATGATAATCTGGTAATTATCGAAGAAAATAGAATCAAGATCACAGATGCAGGCAGACCTTTCGTCCGTAATATTTGTATGGCTTTCGATTTGCATTTGAAAAGAAAATCTCCCGAAACTAATCTTTTTTCAATGACAGTCTAA
- a CDS encoding Crp/Fnr family transcriptional regulator — MNKCDQCIVRQLSALKALNKEQIIQLANSKSTQVIKKGEAIIEEGEVINGVFCIKDGIGKLSKLSANGRDQVVKLVKAGELLGQRSMISNEPANLSATAIADMEVCFIPKSEIIQFFNNNNQFSMNLMQSVCDDLKHADEHTVDMVQKTVKERLAEKLLYLSDTFGVNADQSLKVQLSREELAGMIGTATESCIRMLSEFKKSGLIELKGKLIFLKDIKGLKKEAS; from the coding sequence ATGAATAAATGCGATCAATGTATTGTAAGACAGCTTAGTGCATTGAAAGCACTAAACAAAGAGCAAATCATACAATTGGCAAATAGTAAAAGCACTCAGGTAATTAAAAAAGGGGAGGCTATAATAGAGGAAGGAGAAGTAATTAATGGGGTTTTCTGTATCAAAGATGGTATTGGAAAACTTTCTAAATTAAGTGCCAATGGCAGGGACCAGGTTGTTAAACTTGTTAAGGCGGGTGAACTTTTAGGGCAACGTTCAATGATCAGCAATGAACCTGCAAACTTGTCGGCTACAGCAATTGCTGATATGGAAGTCTGTTTTATTCCAAAATCTGAAATCATTCAATTTTTTAATAATAACAATCAGTTTTCAATGAACTTAATGCAGTCTGTTTGTGATGATTTGAAACATGCGGATGAGCATACTGTGGATATGGTACAGAAAACTGTTAAGGAAAGATTGGCTGAAAAGTTATTATATCTTAGTGACACTTTTGGTGTAAATGCTGATCAATCCTTAAAAGTGCAATTATCAAGAGAGGAATTGGCCGGAATGATCGGTACAGCCACCGAGAGTTGCATCCGAATGCTTTCTGAGTTTAAAAAATCAGGGCTGATCGAATTAAAAGGAAAGCTGATTTTTTTAAAGGATATTAAGGGATTAAAAAAAGAAGCCAGCTAA
- the nadA gene encoding quinolinate synthase NadA, whose amino-acid sequence MKNLKERILKLKKEKNAVILAHYYQESDIQDVSDYVGDSLGLSQEAMQVHADIIVFAGVHFMAETAKILNPGKKVILPDLNAGCSLADSCPANLFQQFTQAHPDHIVITYVNCSAEVKALTDIVVTSSNAVKIVNSIPKDKPIIFAPDKNLGKYVMEQTGREMLLWDGACVVHEAFSFDKLIELYKQNPDAQIIAHPESETHILKTASYIGSTAGMIEYVKTNPGTKFIVATEVGILHKMKLEVPYKILIPAPSNEDNTCACSQCGYMKVNTLQKLYDCLLNETPEIKVPADIMKKAFVPIERMLELSK is encoded by the coding sequence ATGAAAAACCTTAAAGAGCGAATACTGAAATTAAAAAAAGAGAAGAATGCAGTTATTCTGGCACATTACTATCAGGAATCCGATATTCAGGATGTTTCAGATTATGTGGGTGACAGCCTGGGATTGTCACAAGAAGCAATGCAGGTGCATGCTGATATAATTGTTTTTGCAGGAGTACATTTTATGGCTGAGACTGCAAAAATTTTAAATCCAGGTAAAAAAGTTATTCTTCCCGATTTGAATGCTGGCTGCTCGTTGGCTGACTCTTGTCCCGCTAATTTATTTCAACAATTTACCCAAGCCCATCCAGACCACATTGTTATTACATATGTGAATTGTTCTGCAGAGGTTAAAGCTTTAACTGACATTGTGGTAACTTCTTCTAATGCCGTTAAAATCGTCAATTCTATACCAAAAGACAAACCCATTATTTTTGCTCCCGATAAAAATTTGGGAAAATATGTAATGGAACAAACAGGCAGGGAAATGTTGCTTTGGGACGGTGCATGTGTGGTTCATGAAGCATTTTCATTTGATAAATTAATTGAATTGTACAAACAAAATCCAGATGCGCAAATTATTGCCCATCCTGAATCTGAAACACATATTTTAAAAACAGCCAGCTATATTGGTTCGACTGCAGGAATGATTGAATATGTTAAAACCAATCCGGGTACCAAATTTATTGTGGCTACAGAAGTGGGAATCCTTCATAAGATGAAACTGGAAGTTCCTTATAAAATATTGATACCGGCACCTTCAAACGAAGACAACACTTGTGCCTGCAGCCAATGTGGCTACATGAAAGTAAATACGTTACAAAAATTATACGACTGCTTGCTTAATGAAACGCCTGAAATTAAAGTTCCTGCTGATATAATGAAAAAAGCGTTTGTTCCTATTGAAAGAATGCTGGAATTATCCAAATGA
- a CDS encoding RrF2 family transcriptional regulator: MFSKTCEYGIRAAIFIAFQSYQDNRIGLKEIAKKIDSPEAFTAKILQILSRDNIIKSIKGVGGGFEISKENMKEITLAQIVNSLDGDRILTGCALGLSNCSEDHPCPMHDKFISIRNDLVFTLENTNLEELALGIKSGDTFLRY; this comes from the coding sequence ATGTTCTCTAAAACATGTGAATATGGCATTCGTGCAGCTATTTTTATTGCTTTTCAATCCTATCAGGACAATCGCATCGGCTTGAAAGAAATTGCCAAAAAAATCGATTCTCCGGAGGCTTTTACAGCCAAAATTCTTCAAATCCTATCGCGAGACAATATTATTAAATCTATAAAAGGAGTGGGCGGAGGTTTTGAAATTTCCAAAGAGAATATGAAAGAAATAACATTAGCGCAAATAGTTAATTCTTTGGATGGCGATCGCATTTTGACCGGTTGTGCATTAGGATTAAGTAATTGTTCTGAAGACCATCCTTGTCCGATGCACGATAAATTTATATCTATTCGCAATGATTTGGTTTTCACGCTTGAAAATACAAATCTGGAAGAATTGGCTTTGGGTATTAAATCGGGAGACACCTTCCTTAGGTATTAA